From one Lolium rigidum isolate FL_2022 chromosome 4, APGP_CSIRO_Lrig_0.1, whole genome shotgun sequence genomic stretch:
- the LOC124650462 gene encoding breast cancer type 1 susceptibility protein homolog — MAADDAARSRRRMDLNLYLGLPRGARTRRPDLGSDLALGNSMLSSSPSSSAASADAPPPDPDPLHRHPPYSPTRATDLMRPPPDLYDLAAHLPAPSEAIPELADDLDFAFLDAPPPPAPLRPSELLGWADRPSSSTASSTFRPERSERYPRLISPSGRQLRYHRPRRFRSDLPPLSSDAPAPDNEAPPPPPPPQEPERDDTVATDTKLTAAAAADNEPAEGGKSTAMFECNICFDMADEPVVTSCGHLFCWPCLYQWLHVHSTHKECPVCKGEVTDGNITPIYGRGNSASDAEKKVAEDGNASAPTIPARPHGNRLESFRQQFHHLRPISRRLGEAHGILSSWRRILDQQIMTSVGRFEGPPESSSVQEMIDHAHQTGRLGRITTRMRARRLQREAENPTFVDSSAPSGGVPVNSVPDPPRRSSSPLSSEGIDLLQRLTLEGLANTERLATAVSDLRRFSRPSPFSYIGHRASTSSSSPNHEPAVDGAHAAAAALAADQVSNSSTMAVIQEDAAFTESVGEPSNAGSSRTLRRRGRSDTLASLDVDGGDIHRNKRRRLN, encoded by the coding sequence atggCCGCCGATGACGCCGCCCGGAGCCGCAGGAGGATGGATCTGAACCTCTACCTCGGCCTGCCCCGCGGCGCGCGCACGCGCCGCCCCGATCTCGGCTCCGACCTCGCCCTCGGCAACTCCATGCTctcctcctccccgtcctcctccgccgcctccgccgacgcgccgccgccggacccGGACCCGCTCCACCGCCACCCGCCCTACTCCCCCACCCGGGCAACCGACCTGATGCGCCCGCCGCCGGACCTCTACGACCTCGCCGCGCACCTGCCGGCCCCCTCGGAGGCCATACCGGAGCTCGCGGACGACCTCGACTTCGCTTTCttggacgcgccgccgccgcccgcgccgctgcgGCCCAGCGAGCTGCTCGGGTGGGCGGACCGCccgtcctcctccaccgcctcctcaacCTTCCGCCCGGAGCGATCCGAGCGGTACCCCCGCCTGATCTCCCCGAGCGGCCGCCAGCTGCGGTACCACCGCCCGAGGCGGTTCCGGTCGGACCTGCCCCCGCTCAGCTCCGACGCCCCCGCCCCGGACAACgaggctccacctccacctccaccgccgcaaGAGCCCGAGCGCGACGACACCGTCGCAACGGACACCAAGctgaccgccgccgctgccgccgacaaCGAGCCAGCGGAGGGTGGCAAGAGCACCGCCATGTTCGAGTGCAACATCTGCTTCGACATGGCGGACGAGCCGGTGGTCACCTCCTGCGGCCACCTCTTCTGCTGGCCCTGCCTCTACCAGTGGCTGCACGTCCATTCCACCCACAAGGAGTGCCCCGTCTGCAAAGGCGAGGTCACCGACGGGAACATCACTCCCATCTACGGGAGAGGGAACTCCGCTTCAGACGCCGAGAAGAAAGTCGCCGAGGATGGCAATGCGTCTGCTCCTACCATCCCGGCCAGGCCGCACGGGAACCGGCTCGAGAGCTTCCGGCAGCAGTTCCACCATCTGCGCCCCATCTCCAGGAGGCTCGGCGAGGCGCATGGGATACTGTCTTCCTGGAGGCGCATTCTTGATCAGCAGATTATGACCAGCGTTGGCAGGTTCGAGGGGCCTCCTGAGTCATCGTCTGTCCAGGAGATGATAGACCATGCTCATCAGACCGGCCGCTTGGGCCGGATTACTACTAGGATGAGGGCAAGGAGGCTGCAGAGAGAGGCGGAAAACCCTACATTTGTCGACTCTTCCGCTCCCAGCGGCGGAGTGCCCGTAAACAGCGTGCCGGATCCACCGAGGCGCAGCTCAAGCCCACTCTCCTCTGAAGGCATTGATTTACTGCAGCGACTTACCCTTGAAGGCCTCGCAAATACAGAGAGGTTGGCGACGGCGGTGAGTGATCTTAGAAGGTTTTCTAGGCCAAGCCCATTCAGTTACATCGGTCACAGAGCATCAACTTCGTCAAGTTCGCCAAATCATGAGCCCGCAGTTGATGGAGCTCATGCCGCTGCAGCAGCATTGGCTGCGGATCAAGTTTCTAACTCGAGCACCATGGCTGTGATTCAGGAGGATGCTGCTTTCACTGAGAGCGTAGGAGAACCTAGCAATGCAGGGTCTTCAAGAACCCTGAGGAGGAGGGGAAGAAGCGACACCTTAGCTTCTTTGGATGTGGACGGTGGGGACATACACCGCAACAAGAGAAGGCGCCTGAACTGA